The Leishmania braziliensis MHOM/BR/75/M2904 complete genome, chromosome 4 genome includes a window with the following:
- a CDS encoding putative RNA-binding protein: protein MYGQQFVPGQMYGQPNMIPYQPGVLSPSMSTGVSVMPNYAPPYQNGMPPASMQQQQQQQQGQGQAQGQTMPQTQPRPRNNEIGNTSSVIHMRNVTPEVTQLSIQNLAQNFGDIKHIVMLRQMNQALIEMKSPKSAEQLVDFFKEPGYAEIDGRRVYIRFSTHQNLTATQHATRTLLVSMFNTQYDVSTAAHITPEIVYQIFASYGTVERIVVLPKNESSQWNHNRVQALVQFDARESAEHVKNILQGQPVTLGETITFTLDIQFSRMDEIKTTNPTTSLVVDDEGAHRPAGTMDPMAMNAAAMTTTSMYPPMGWS, encoded by the coding sequence ATGTACGGACAGCAGTTCGTGCCCGGTCAAATGTACGGCCAACCCAACATGATTCCCTACCAGCCTGGcgtgctctctccttccatGTCCACTGGCGTGTCAGTGATGCCCAACTACGCCCCTCCTTACCAGAACGGGATGCCGCCAGCttcgatgcagcagcagcagcagcagcagcaaggacAGGGCCAGGCCCAGGGGCAGACTATGCCGCAGACGCAGCCGCGGCCTCGAAACAACGAGATTGGCAACACAAGCTCCGTCATTCATATGCGCAACGTCACACCCGAAGTGACGCAGCTTAGCATTCAGAACCTGGCCCAGAACTTTGGCGACATCAAGCACATCGTGATGCTGCGACAGATGAATCAGGCCCTCATCGAGATGAAGAGCCCCAAGAGTGCCGAACAGCTGGTGGACTTCTTTAAGGAACCCGGTTACGCGGAAATCGATGGCCGCCGTGTGTACATCCGTTTTAGCACCCACCAGAACCTCACCGCCACGCAGCACGCGACTCGCACCCTGCTGGTGTCGATGTTCAACACGCAGTATGACGTGTCTACCGCGGCTCACATTACGCCAGAGATTGTGTACCAAATCTTTGCTAGCTACGGCACCGTGGAGCGTATTGTGGTGCTGCCCAAGAACGAAAGTAGCCAATGGAACCACAACCGTGTTCAGGCGCTTGTTCAGTTCGACGCTCGCGAGTCCGCTGAACATGTGAAGAATATTCTGCAGGGTCAGCCCGTGACCCTCGGCGAGACCATCACTTTCACTCTCGACATCCAATTCTCACGTATGGACGAGATCAAGACGACGAACCCAACGACGTCGCTTGTCGTCGACGACGAAGGTGCCCACCGCCCTGCGGGGACGATGGACCCCATGGCGATGAACGCAGCGGCGATGACCACCACCAGTATGTATCCGCCGATGGGATGGAGCTAA
- a CDS encoding putative tRNA nucleotidyltransferase: protein MRLEAAISPAHQKVFDVLLSVAAESKLEATLRVAGGWVRDMLLGLHSNDIDIAIETHPNAEPVTGEAFAHHVSKYQLFHGDRSHKVSVIRSNPALSKHIETATLRVNEIPVEFCALRSDVYTDESRIPQVHPAAPLEDAQRRDFTINALFYNLHTGMVEDYTTGLEDLRLRIIRCPLEPRTTFTDDPLRLLRGVRFVGQLGALNFSLDELITNCVDDSLLDVLQLKVSRERIGKEFVKMMTAAHPERCIALLHDMHILQHILLASVVMRQAPGKKQLSSEVDRVDKLIDLYPDGSKRMETVMRLSSVGLPCLVNIGAAAELTEEQRVEVALFFLLIPFFRGATESIDETVRNVCVNGLKLPVASYDCVRRLIDAYNQLYEQSVTMDELAVGTLHPETVRKVFDALSTLNDTRVFSHALRVVLLAYMLIEESAHQLSGGTPQQVTKNFSAVWARLVQHPVLLGVFQLSLPVNGKSLQEVYGIPPKNVGATLLKMRLKLVLCPQMTPDDVAQWLREGAKI, encoded by the coding sequence ATGCGGCTGGAGGCCGCCATCTCCCCGGCACATCAAAAAGTCTTCGACGTTCTGCTCAGCGTGGCTGCGGAAAGCAAGCTCGAGGCTACGCTGCGGGTAGCGGGAGGGTGGGTGCGGGACATGTTGCTCGGGTTGCACTCAAACGACATTGACATTGCCATTGAAACCCACCCAAACGCGGAGCCTGTCACAGGTGAGGCCTTCGCTCACCACGTATCCAAGTACCAGCTGTTTCACGGCGACCGCAGCCACAAAGTGAGCGTCATTCGTTCCAACCCGGCTCTCTCCAAGCACATCGAAACTGCCACGCTGCGCGTCAACGAAATACCGGTGGAGTTCTGCGCCCTCCGCAGCGACGTGTACACGGATGAGTCGCGCATACCCCAAGTACACCCGGCGGCTCCCTTGGAggatgcgcagcgccgtgacTTCACCATCAACGCTCTCTTCTACAATTTGCACACCGGCATGGTGGAAGACTACACCACCGGCTTGGAGGATCTGCGTCTGCGCATCATCCGGTGCCCACTGGAACCTCGAACGACCTTTACAGATGACCCGCTTCGCCTACTGCGCGGCGTGCGTTTTGTTGGTCAGCTAGGTGCGCTCAACTTTTCGCTGGATGAGTTGATCACCAACTGTGTAGATGACTCGCTTCTTGATGTACTTCAACTGAAGGTGTCTCGCGAGCGTATTGGGAAGGAGTTTGTGAAGATGATGACGGCCGCCCACCCGGAGCGGTGCATCGCATTACTGCATGACATGCACATATTGCAGCATATCCTGCTAGCCAGCGTGGTCATGCGGCAGGCGCCCGGCAAGAAGCAGCTGTCGAGCGAGGTTGACCGAGTAGACAAGCTGATAGATCTTTATCCGGATGGATCGAAAAGAATGGAGACAGTGATGCGACTGAGCTCTGTTGGCTTGCCGTGCCTCGTCAACATTGGCGCGGCGGCTGAGTTGaccgaggagcagcgcgtgGAAGTGGCGCTTTTCTTTCTACTTATTCCTTTCTTTCGTGGCGCTACGGAGAGTATTGATGAGACGGTGCGCAATGTTTGCGTTAATGGGCTGAAGCTTCCGGTGGCGAGCTACGACTGTGTGCGACGCTTGATCGACGCTTACAATCAGCTTTATGAGCAGTCCGTGACGATGGATGAGCTCGCCGTCGGGACACTTCACCCCGAAACAGTGAGGAAGGTATTTGATGCCTTGAGCACCCTCAACGACACGCGCGTCTTTTCTCATGCCCTCCGAGTCGTTCTGCTAGCTTACATGCTAATCGAGGAATCAGCTCACCAACTGTCAGGCGGTACACCGCAGCAGGTCACGAAAAACTTCTCCGCTGTGTGGGCACGTCTTGTCCAGCACCCTGTGCTACTTGGTGTCTTCCAGCTGAGCCTGCCCGTCAATGGAaagagcctgcaggaggtgtACGGCATTCCACCCAAGAACGTTGGGGCAACTCTGCTGAAGATGCGACTGAAGCTCGTGCTTTGCCCCCAAATGACACCTGACGACGTTGCGCAGTGGCTGAGGGAAGGCGCGAAGATATGA
- a CDS encoding putative protein kinase gives MPEASSEAVPAIKSIFQGRFLLTKLLGKGGFGEVYAAVQTSNNEVVAVKMEKNNGRSSFLFHEARVMQDIQKTPTKDGISGIATLKYFGQEGDYRMLIMSMHGASLEDIHEKLGRFSLKTAVMLVSQMLARLEYIHSAGYVHRDLKTDNFLVGKGSFSNRIFMIDFGLSSKFIGSDGKHREISTGRYFLGTSRFASLRTHQGYSQSRRDDLEQLVYIMIYMYRGRLPWSGLNIKDLSAKERKIGQIKADLSYSQICAKCPQEFEHLLFYARNMEFAETPQYDMCHALLQSVLDSMSPCEKMDYVFDWHVQASKPHLQQAALRDEIAPANANAASRPNIFSGADGKGMFSGFDTSNQPENIFSIGDHDA, from the coding sequence ATGCCGGAAGCATCGTCTGAAGCGGTACCTGCCATCAAGTCCATCTTTCAAGGACGCTTCTTACTAACGAAGCTTCTCGGCAAGGGTGGTTTTGGCGAAGTCTACGCGGCCGTGCAGACATCCAACAATGAGGTTGTGGCCGTGAAGATGGAAAAGAATAACGGCCGCAgctcgtttctctttcacgAGGCACGCGTGATGCAGGACATTCAGAAGACCCCCACGAAGGATGGCATCTCCGGCATTGCGACACTCAAGTACTTTGGACAGGAGGGAGACTACCGCATGTTGATCATGTCCATGCACggcgcgtcgctggaggacATTCACGAGAAGTTGGGCCGCTTCTCTCTGAAGACCGCTGTTATGCTTGTGAGTCAGATGCTGGCACGCCTCGAGTACATCCACTCTGCAGGCTACGTCCACCGTGACCTCAAGACGGACAACTTTCTTGTGGGTAAGGGCTCCTTCTCAAATCGAATCTTCATGATCGACTTTGGCCTGAGCTCCAAGTTCATAGGCTCCGATGGCAAGCACCGTGAGATATCTACTGGCCGGTACTTCCTGGGCACCTCTCGGTTCGCCTCGCTGCGGACGCATCAGGGATACTCGCAGAGTCGCCGCGACGACCTGGAGCAGCTAGTGTACATCATGATTTACATGTATCGTGGTCGTCTGCCGTGGTCGGGCCTCAACATCAAGGATCTGTCGGCCAAGGAGCGCAAGATCGGCCAAATCAAGGCGGATTTAAGCTACAGCCAGATTTGCGCTAAGTGCCCGCAAGAGTTTGAGCACCTGTTATTCTACGCCCGAAACATGGAGTTTGCAGAGACCCCTCAGTATGACATGTGCCACGCCCTTCTCCAATCCGTTTTAGACTCGATGAGCCCCTGCGAGAAGATGGACTATGTCTTTGATTGGCACGTGCAGGCTAGCAAGCCACACCTCCAacaagcggcgctgcgcgacgagATCGCGCCTGCAAACGCCAATGCTGCGAGCCGGCCCAATATTTTCAGCGGTGCGGATGGCAAGGGTATGTTCTCTGGCTTTGACACCAGCAACCAGCCTGAGAACATCTTCAGCATCGGTGACCACGACGCGTAA